One window of the Candidatus Tisiphia endosymbiont of Sialis lutaria genome contains the following:
- the smpB gene encoding SsrA-binding protein SmpB — MSEYKKVIAQNKKAYFNYFIEEKIEAGIILTGSEVKSLRQGKASIEDSHAENSANEVFLYNCHIAEYEKANRFNHSTRRTRKLLLNSSEIKKIIGKIRLKGYTLVALTLYFNKKNKVKVELGIAKGKKLHDKRQTIKEQDWKRDQGRIMRVKC; from the coding sequence ATGTCGGAATATAAAAAAGTAATAGCGCAAAATAAGAAGGCATATTTCAATTACTTTATTGAAGAAAAAATTGAAGCTGGCATAATATTGACTGGTAGTGAAGTTAAATCATTGCGTCAAGGAAAAGCCAGTATAGAAGATAGTCATGCAGAAAATTCAGCAAATGAAGTGTTTTTGTATAATTGTCATATTGCGGAATATGAAAAAGCTAATAGGTTTAATCACTCGACTAGAAGGACACGTAAGTTGCTCCTTAATTCGAGTGAGATAAAAAAAATAATTGGTAAGATTCGTTTAAAGGGTTATACTCTCGTAGCTCTTACTTTATATTTTAATAAGAAAAATAAAGTAAAAGTTGAGTTAGGAATCGCAAAAGGTAAAAAATTACATGATAAAAGACAGACAATTAAAGAACAAGATTGGAAAAGGGATCAAGGGCGAATTATGCGGGTGAAGTGCTAA
- the dapA gene encoding 4-hydroxy-tetrahydrodipicolinate synthase, translated as MENNIFKGVITAMITPFKENKLDFASVEKIVNYQIANKVDGIVVAGSTGEGPSLTLQEYQSLLQAVIEMTNKRIPVIAGCSAMTTSTAVDMVQICTKIAVDGFMCSIPSYVKPTQEGIYWHFEAIHNASNLPIMLYSVPSRTLADFSDDTIIKLSKLPRIVALKDAGNDLERPLRIRSMVKDFSLLCGNDELALSYNAHSGVGCVSVASNITPSLCKKLQDNCRDGNYQEALQIQQQLLPIYKALFAESNPIPVKYAAARLGLCANELRLPLTSASVATEEKINKAMEYVGI; from the coding sequence ATGGAAAATAATATATTCAAAGGAGTCATTACAGCTATGATAACTCCTTTTAAGGAAAATAAATTAGATTTTGCTTCTGTGGAAAAGATAGTGAATTATCAAATTGCTAATAAAGTTGATGGGATAGTGGTTGCTGGTTCTACTGGTGAGGGACCTAGTTTAACTTTGCAGGAATATCAGTCTTTATTACAAGCGGTTATCGAAATGACTAACAAACGTATACCAGTAATAGCTGGTTGTTCAGCCATGACTACTAGCACCGCCGTAGATATGGTACAAATATGTACAAAAATTGCCGTTGATGGATTTATGTGTAGTATTCCTTCTTATGTAAAGCCAACTCAAGAGGGAATATATTGGCATTTTGAGGCTATCCATAATGCCAGTAATTTACCAATAATGCTATATTCAGTACCTAGTAGAACTTTGGCAGACTTTTCAGATGATACGATAATTAAGCTCAGTAAACTACCGCGTATTGTAGCCCTTAAAGATGCTGGTAACGATTTAGAACGCCCATTACGAATTAGGTCTATGGTTAAAGATTTTAGCTTATTATGTGGTAATGATGAATTAGCTTTATCTTACAATGCTCATTCGGGGGTAGGGTGTGTTTCTGTTGCATCTAATATCACGCCTAGTTTGTGCAAGAAATTACAGGATAATTGTCGTGATGGTAATTATCAGGAAGCTCTGCAAATTCAGCAACAATTATTACCTATATATAAAGCATTATTTGCAGAATCCAATCCGATACCGGTAAAATATGCTGCGGCAAGATTGGGGTTATGTGCCAATGAATTAAGGCTTCCTTTAACTTCAGCTAGTGTAGCCACCGAGGAAAAAATAAATAAAGCTATGGAATATGTCGGAATATAA